Proteins encoded by one window of Flavobacterium sp. N502540:
- a CDS encoding acetate/propionate family kinase — MKILIINSGSSSIKYQLMVMPTNEVICTGMIDRIGLETSNVIFKTASGTIEETFPIANHKVGLQKVANLLLDAEKGVIKSTSEIAAVGHRVVHGGSAFSDTVKIDEAVKLKIKELFELAPLHNPANLEGINVAEEIFSDAEQIAVFDTAFHQTMPEVAYKYAIPNYLLTEHKVRVYGFHGTSHKYVSAKAIDYLEKNSKIITIHLGNGCSMTAVKDGKSIDHTMGFSPSNGLIMGTRSGDIDQSVIFYMVKNLGYSADEVNSILLKQSGMLGLTGYSDLRDIEAEAEKGNKDCQLALLMNAYRIQKTIGSYAAALNGLDAIIFTAGIGENSSYMRKLVCTNMDYFGIELDDEKNQIRSKEIREINVPNSKAKILVVPTDEEYEIAHQVYQLLQS; from the coding sequence ATGAAAATACTTATCATAAACTCAGGAAGTTCCTCAATCAAATATCAATTAATGGTTATGCCTACAAATGAGGTAATTTGTACCGGTATGATTGACAGAATTGGATTGGAAACTTCGAATGTGATCTTTAAAACGGCATCCGGAACAATCGAAGAAACGTTTCCAATTGCAAATCATAAAGTTGGTTTACAAAAAGTAGCCAATTTGCTTTTAGATGCCGAAAAGGGAGTGATTAAATCAACTTCAGAAATTGCGGCGGTGGGTCATCGCGTGGTACACGGAGGAAGTGCCTTCAGCGATACAGTGAAAATTGATGAAGCGGTAAAATTAAAAATCAAAGAACTGTTTGAACTGGCTCCACTGCACAATCCAGCTAATTTGGAGGGTATTAATGTTGCGGAAGAAATCTTTAGTGATGCGGAGCAAATTGCAGTTTTTGATACTGCATTCCATCAAACGATGCCTGAAGTAGCTTATAAGTACGCTATTCCAAATTACCTTTTAACAGAGCATAAAGTGCGTGTTTATGGTTTTCACGGAACCAGTCACAAATACGTTTCTGCAAAAGCAATTGATTATTTAGAAAAGAATTCTAAAATAATCACCATTCACTTAGGAAATGGCTGTAGTATGACCGCTGTTAAAGACGGGAAAAGTATCGATCATACCATGGGATTTTCTCCTTCAAACGGTCTTATCATGGGAACTCGTTCAGGAGATATTGATCAGTCGGTTATTTTTTATATGGTTAAGAATCTTGGATATTCGGCTGATGAAGTAAACTCGATTTTATTGAAACAAAGCGGGATGCTTGGGCTTACAGGCTACAGCGATTTGCGCGATATTGAAGCAGAAGCTGAAAAAGGAAATAAAGACTGTCAATTGGCACTGTTAATGAACGCCTACAGAATTCAAAAAACAATTGGTTCGTACGCCGCAGCTCTAAACGGTTTGGATGCAATTATTTTCACTGCGGGAATTGGAGAGAACTCCTCTTATATGCGCAAGCTGGTTTGTACCAATATGGATTATTTTGGAATTGAACTGGACGATGAAAAGAATCAGATTCGCTCAAAAGAAATCAGAGAGATTAACGTACCAAATTCAAAAGCAAAAATTTTGGTGGTGCCGACAGATGAAGAATACGAAATTGCTCATCAGGTTTATCAGCTGCTTCAAAGCTAG